TCCAGGTCGATCATCACCATGCGGCCCGCGACATGGCGCAGACCGGGCATGCCCTGAGGGTCGGTGCCCACCCGCAGCGTGCCCAGGCACAGTGCGGCATCGCGTTTCACCGGCCCGCCGATGAACATCGTCTTGGGTTTGGCGGCCAGTTTCGACCACTGCGGCAACACGTTGTAGACGGCGGTCTCGCTGGGACGGTTGAGCACCACACCCAAAGTGCCGCCGTCGTTGTGCTCGACGACGTAGATCACGCTGCGCCGAAACGTCGGCTCCATGAGGTCGGTGTTGGCCAGCAGCAACGTTCCCGGTCGCACGCGGTTCGCCGCAGGCGCGATGAAGTCTTCGGGGTCCTCAGACTGTGCCACCCCACCATCATGGCATCAGGTAGGTGTTGCTGTGGTAACGGGCGCGTGTGGATATTTGTACTGTTGGTCCGATGGCCGACGCCCGCGCACCCGGTTCGCTCTGGCGATCCGTGCGCAGCCTGCCCGAGTTCTGGCGATTGCTCGAGCTGCGGACCGCCAGTCAGTTCGGTGACGGGCTGTTTCAGGCCGGGCTCGCCGGCGGCCTGTTGTTCAACCCGGAACGGGCGGCCGATCCGTGGGCGGTGGCCGGGGCGTTCGCGGTGTTGTTCCTGCCGTATTCGATCGTCGGCCCGTTCGCCGGGGCGCTGCTGGACCGCTGGGATCGCCGGGCGGTGCTGGTCGCGGCGAACCTGGCCAGGCTGGTGTTGGTTGTCGGCGTCGCTGTGCTGCTGGCCGTCGGGGCCAGTGACCTGACCGTGCTGTGCGGCGCGCTGATCGTCAACGGGTTCAGCCGGTTCGTCACCTCAGGACTCTCGGCCGCGCTGCCGCACGTCGTGCCGCGCCAGTCGGTCGTGGTGATGAACTCCGTCGCGACGGCCACCGGAGCCACCGCCACGTTCCTCGGCGCGAACTTCATGCTGTTGCCGCGCTGGCTGTTTGGCTCCGGCGACGCGGGCGCGGCCACCATCATGTCGATGGTGGCGGTTCCGATCGCGGTCGCGTTTGTGCTGTCGCTGCGGTTCCCACGGCACGTGCTCGGGCCTGACGACACCGCACGCGCCGTGCACGGTTCGGTGTTCTACGCCGTCACCACCGGGTGGATCTACGGCGCGCGCACCGTGTTGACCACGCCCACCGTGGCGGCCACACTGTCCGGCCTCGCCAGCCACCGGATGGTGTTCGGCATCAACACCCTGCTGGTGCTGGTCATCGTGCGGCACAGCGACACCCAGGCCGTCGGTGGTCTGGGCACCGCCGTCATCTTCGTCGCGGCCACCGGCGGCGGCGCGTTCCTGGCCAACGTGCTGGCCCCGATGTCGATCGAGCGGTGGGGCCGGTACGCGACCGCCAACGGGGCGTTGGGGTGTGCGGCGGTCATTCAGCTGGCCGGCGCGACCCTGCAGTTGGTGGTGATGATCGTGTGCGGGTTCCTGCTCGGGCTGGCCGGCCAGATCGTCAAGCTGTGCGCCGACACCGCCATGCAGATCGACGTCGACGACGCGCTGCGCGGACATGTGTTCGCCGTACAGGATTCGTTGTTCTGGGTGTCGTTCATCGCAGCGATCACCTTCGCCGCCGCGGTGGTGCCGGCCGACGGCCATTCCGCCGTCCTGGCCTTGATCGGCTCGGCGGTCTATCTCGTCGGCCTGGCAGTGCACAGCGCGGTCGGGCGCCGTACCTGATTCGGGGACTGGGTCTAGGTTCGATCCATGGCAGCCGCGGATCCGATCATCGACGACCTTCGCGACGAGAGCGACGCCCTCGACGCCCTCGTCGCGCCCCTGGATCCGCCCGGCTGGGCGCAGCCCACACCGGCGCCCGGCTGGACCATCGCCCACCAGATCGCGCACCTGCTGTGGACCGATCGGGCGTCGCTGCTGTCGATCACCGACGAGCCCGCGTTCGGTGATCTGCTCACCGCGGCGCAGGCCGACCCGTCGGGCTTCGTCGACAAAGCCGCCGAAGAGCTGGCGCTCACCCCGCCCGTGCAGCTGCTGGCGCAGTGGCGAGACACCCGCATCCAGCTGCACGCCGCGCTGCGCGGGGTGGCCGACGGCCGCAAGCTGGTCTGGTTCGGCCCGCCGATGAGCGCACCGTCGATGGCCACCGCCCGACTGATGGAAACCTGGGCGCACGGCCTCGACGTAGCCGACGCTCTGGGTGTCGTGGTCGCGCCGACGGCCCGGCTGAAGTCGATCGCCCACCTCGGTGTGCGCACTCGCGACTTCGCGTTTACCGTCCACGGGCTGACCCCGCCGGCCGAGCCGTTCCGCGTCGAACTGACGGCGCCCGACGGCAGCTGCTGGGCGTGGGGCCCCGAGGACGCGGCCCAACGCGTCACCGGGTCGGCGCTCGACTTCTGCTACCTGGTCACCCAGCGCAGGCCGAGCCGCGAGCTCGACGTTGTCGCCGAAGGAGCCGATGCCGCAAAGTGGCTCGGCATCGCGCAGGCCTTCGCCGGGCCGCCCGGCCAGGGACGCTGACGTACCGGCCGATCGTTGCTTTGGGCAGTATTATCGCCGTTCATGCGCAACCGCCTCCTGGCCGCCATCGCGGCGGGGACGGTCGGCATTGCGGTCGGCGGGTGTGCGACCAGTCCCGCCCCGGCCCACCCCTACTCGGCCGCGGCGGAGTCGGAGTCCGACCAGGGGCGCAACCCCTACACCGCCGGGACCGTCGACCCCCCGGCTCCGAATGCACCGGTGCTCACCGTGACCGGCGGGGCGACGCCGCTGTCGCTGACCATCGACCAGCTCAATGCGATGGGCAACGCGACGATCTCGATCGACGAACCCTTCGTCAACAAGCGCGAGACGTACAGCGGTGTGCCGCTGGCCATCGTGCTCGCCAAAGCCGGAATTCCCGACACCGCAACGATCGACACCGACGCGATCGACCACTACCACTACGTCAGCGTCGTCAAACCGATGATCGACTCGCAGGCCCTGATCGCCACCCAGCGTGACGGCGGGCCCATTCCCTACGACCAGGGCGGGCCCATCCGGATCGTGTTCCCCGACCGCACCCCGCTGTCGTCGGTCCTCGAAGCCTGGAACTGGAGCCTGACGTCGATCACGGTGAAGCACCCGGCCGGCTCGTGATCACCGACCGCTGGCTCACCCCGCCCGGCCCCCGGCTGACCCTCAACCGCGGCCAGCAGATCGTGGCGACCGTGCTGGTGCTGCTGCTCATCGCGCTGGTCGCGATCGGCTTTCAGTCATCGGCCGATCAGAACGCCTACAGCCGGCACAGCGCCCGCAGCGAAGCGGCTGCCACCAACACGTTCTTCACCGTGCGCGACTCGCTCACCTACATCGACCGCGCGCAGCAGTATCTGCTCGGCGTGGTTCCCCGGCGCGACGTCCAGCTCGCCAGGGCGATGCTGGCTCAGCGCCTGCGCGTGATCGCGGCCAACGGTGTGGCCGCCGCCGACAGCACCGGCCCCGACTACCGCGCGGCGCTCGCCGCACTGGACGCGGTGGTCGCCAAGGCGCCGCCCGGTCTGCTGCCCGTCGCACAACGCGACCGGTGGGCCGGCACCATCCTGCCGCGTTCCGAGGCCCTCTCCGAGCGGGCGCACGAGCTGGCCGCCGACAACCAGGTCGAACAGCACCAGATGGATCGCCTCGCCGAGCGGAACCTGCTGCGCGGCCGGGTGGTCCAGCTGGCCATGCTGATCTCCGCGCTGATCCTGGCCGCAATCTTGTTGTGGTGGGTCTCGGCCAATGTCGTGCGCCAATACCGAAGCGCCCGAAAGGCTTTCGACAACGAGCGAGAAGTGCTGCGCCAGACCGAGTTTCGCCTTGATCGGGTTTCCGCGCTGGAACGCGGCCAGGCGCAGATCCTGGAACGCATCGCCACCGCGGGCCCGGTGTCGTCGGTCCTGCGCCAGATCGTGCAGCTGGCCGCCGACGTGTCCGGGGCACCGGCCGTCCGCATGTCGATCGGCAGGCGAACGGTGATCTACCCGCCCGGCGCCGACGTGTCGGGCACACCGGCGTGGACCGGTGTCGTCACCGACAACGTCGACGGGTCAGGGACGCTCCAGGTGTTCGGCGACGCCGAAGCCCTCGACGAACTCGCCCACACCGCCCTGGTGCGGTGCCGGGACCTGGCGGTGCTGTCGCTCGAACGGGACGCGTCCGCGCGTCGGCTGTCCTACCAGGCCAGCCACGACGCCCTCACGGGCCTGGCCAACCGCAGCCTGCTGCTCGCTCGGCTGTCGAAGAGCCTGCTGCTGTCCCGCCGCCGCGGAACTCCCCTGGCGCTGCTGTTCTGCGATCTGGACCGCTTCAAGATGGTCAACGACTCGATCGGGCACGCCGGCGGAGACCAGCTGCTGATCGAGGCGGCGCGGCGGCTGTCGGGCACCGTGCGCGAAAGCGACACCGTGGCACGCCTCGGCGGCGACGAGTTCGTGGTGCTCTGCCCGGAGCTGCCGGACCGTGCCCAGGCTCTTGCACTGGCCGAACGGATCCGCAGCGCACTCAGCGTTCCGTACACCATCGACGGCAAGGAAGCGTTCGTCGACGTCTCCATCGGCATCACCTTCGCCGACGAATCCACCGTCTCCGGTCACGAACTGATGCGCGAAGCCGACGTGGCGATGTACCGGGCCAAGCTCACCGACGGCCACCACATCAACGTCTTCGACTCGACGCTCGAAGCCGAGGTCGCCCAGCGCCTGGATCTGGACGCCGCCCTGCGCCACGCCGTGGAGCGTGGCGAGCTGCGATGCTCCGCCCAACCGATCGTCGTGCTCGACACCGGAGTGATCACCGGCTTCGAGACGCTGCTGCAGTGGCACCGCCCCGGGCTGCCCGTCCTGTATCCGGGTGCGTTCATCCCGCTGGCCGAGGACAACGGGATGATCGTCGAGATCGGCCGGTGGGTGCTGCGCGAGACCATCCAGACCCTCGCGCAGTGGCGCGCCGACGGGCTGGCACTCGACCTGACCATGTCGGTCAACGTGTCGCCACGCCAGGTACGCGAAGCCGGCTTCGCCGAAGAGGTGCTGCAGATGCTGGCGGCGTCCGGGTTGCCGCCCGAGGCCCTGATGATCGAGCTCACCGAACACGCACTTGTCGACCTGCGGGTGGCCCACCCGACACTGGCGCGGCTGCGCGAGGCCGGCGTCAGTGTCTCCCTCGACGATTTCGGCACTGGCTATTCGTCGCTGACCCAACTGCGCACGCTGCCCGTCGATCAGATCAAGCTCGATCGCTCGTTCGCCGCCGCGCTGGACGAGGGCGACGACAAACAACGCGCCGTCGTGCAGTCGGTGGTCGCGCTGGCCAGCGCGCTGTCGCTGGACCTGGTGGTCGAAGGCATCGAGACGATCGCCGAGCGCGACACCCTGCTGGATCTCGGCGCCGACACGGGGCAGGGCTTCCTCTATCACCACCCCGTGCTGTGGGACGCCGCCCGAGCGCTGCTCGAGTCGGGTGGGGTGTGCACGGTGCCGTCAGACGGCGGCTACACCGGACTGGCGTCGTCGGAGAGTCCGTCACCGTCGGAGTCGACCAACGTGACGTCCCAGCGGCCGTCCCCATCGGTGTCGACGTAACCGGTGTCGAACCCGCCGTCGGGCCCGCTTCGCAACGCCCGATCGGCCAGGCCGTCGCGGTCGACGTCGAGCACCCGGTCCGGGCGTCCGTCACCGTCGAAATCGATCGGCCCCTCCGCCGTGTGCTCGACGCCGTCCAGACCGAACCAGCGCAGCGGGCCGGCCGGGCCGACCGGAGTCATCGCCCACGTCCCCGACCCGTCGTCGGTGAACACGTGCTCCGCGAACCCGTCATCGAGGTCGAAGGCGGCGTGGTCGGCCAGGCCGTCGTCGTCGAAGTCGGCCAGCGCATCGTCGAAGGCACCGTCGCCATCGAGGTCCAGCCGCACCCCGTCGAGCTCGCCGTCACCGTCGATGTCCACCTCGGGATGACCGCTGAACATGGCCGCCGTACCGTCCCCGTGTCCCAGGCAATAGTCCATACCTAGGTCAGACGCCGGGCTGATCCTTCGCGTTCCGTTCGGTCCACCACGCCAGCAGAGCGGCGACGGCCTCGTCGTGTTCGAGCGGCCCGCGGTCCAGGCGCAGCTCCTTGAGGAACGACCAGGCCTGCCCCACCAGCGGACCGGGCGGGATGTCGAGCAGCCGCATGATCTCGTTACCGTCCAGGTCCGGGCGCACCCGTTGCAGATCTTCCTTGGCGGCCAGCTCCGCGATCCGCGCCTCGAGCTCGTCGTAACTGGCCTGCAACCGCGCCGCGCGCCGCTTGTTGCGGGTCGTGCAGTCGGCGCGGACCAGCTTGTGCAACCGCGGCAGCAGCGGTCCGGCGTCGGCGACGTAGCGGCGCACCGCCGAATCCGTCCACTTGCCGTCGCCGTAGCCGTGGAACCGCAGATGCAGATACACCAGCTGCGACACATCGTCGACCATCTGCTTGGAGTACTTCAGCGCCCGCATCCGCTTGCGGACCATCTTGGCCCCGACCACCTCATGGTGGTGGAAGCTCACTCCGCCGTCGGATTCGTGGCGGCGGGTGGCCGGCTTGCCGATGTCGTGCAGCAGCGCCGCCCAGCGCAGCACGAGATCGCGCTCGTCGTCATCCTCCAGTTCCATCGCCTGGCGCAGCACGGTCAGCGAATGCTGGTAGACGTCCTTGTGCTGATGGTGCTCGTCGATGGCCATCTGCATGCCGCCGATCTCGGGCAGCACCACCTCGCCCATCCCGGTGTGGACCATCAGGTCGATGCCTGCGACGGGGTCATCGCCCAGCAGCATCTTGTCCAACTCGACCGCCACCCGCTCGACCGTGATCCGCCCGAGCTGGGGCGCCATCTCCACGATCGCGCGACGCACCCGATCGGATACGCCGAACCGCAGCTGGGAGACGAAGCGCGCCGCCCGCAGCATGCGCAGCGGGTCATCGCCGAACGACACCTCCGGCGCCGTCGGCGTATCCAGGATCCGCTGCCGCAACGCGGTCAGGCCGCCCAGCGGATCGATGAAGTCGCCCGGACCGTCCGCGGTGATGCGCACCGCCATCGCGTTGACCGTAAAGTCGCGGCGCACCAGATCGTCCTCGAGCCGGTCTCCGTAGCGGACCTGCGGGTTGCGCGACACCTGGTCGTAGCTGTCGGCGCGGAAGGTGGTGATCTCCAACCGCTCGCCGTACTTGCCGACGCCGACCGTGCCGAACTCGATTCCGGTATCCCACACTGCGTCGGCCCATGGCCGCACGATCCGCTGAACGACCTCGGGCCGCGCATCGGTGGTGAAGTCGAGGTCCGGGTTCAGCCGGCCGAGGACGGCGTCGCGCACACTGCCGCCGACGAGGTAGAGCTCGTGGCCGGCAGCGTCGAACAGGGCACCGACTTCACGCAACAACGCACCCTGTCGATTGAGTGCGACGAGGGCCCGGGCGAGCAGTTCGACGTCGTGGGTGGCTTCGGACACGTGGCAGAAGCGTAGTCGTGTACCGGCGAGTGCGGTCGGGACGCCATCCCGTGCCAGCTACTATCGCTTGGGTGTCGGACGGCGAACAGGCCAAACCACGACGGCGCCGAGGGCGTCGCCGCGGCCGTCGCGCGGCTGGTCCGGCAAATCCCACCCCGGCAGACGCCGGCGCCACCGAAGCCTCGGACACCACCACCGGATCCCCCGCCGTCAACGGCACCAATGGTCAGCCCCGGCCCGGCAAACCCGGCCGTCCCCGTCGGGCGCCCGCGCGGCTGCGTACCGTCCACGAAACCTCCGCGGGCGGACTGGTCATCGACGGTATCGACGGGCCGCCCGAAGCTCAGGTGGCCGCCCTCATCGGGCGGATCGACCGGCGCGGGCGGATGCTGTGGTCACTGCCGAAGGGCCACATCGAACAGGGTGAGACCGCCGAGGAAACCGCGATCCGCGAGGTCGCCGAAGAAACCGGTATCCGCGGACAGGTCCTGGCCGCGCTCGGCAGCATCGACTACTGGTTCGTCACCGAAGGCCGCCGCGTCCACAAGACGGTGCACCACTACCTCATGCAGTTCTCCGGCGGTGAACTGTGCGACGAAGACGTCGAGGTCACCGAGGTGGCGTGGGTTCCGGTCGGTGAGCTCCCCAAACGACTGGCCTACGCCGACGAGCGTCGCCTGGCCGAGGTCGCCGGCGAACTGATCCAACTCCTGCAGTCCGACGGCGTCGCCGCGCTGCCGCCACTGCCGCGCACCACCCCACGCCGGCGGCCTCAAACGCATTCGCACACCCGCAGCCGTCGTTCGGACGATTCAGGACCGCGTCAATCCGGCCCGCGGACGAACGGCTGCGGACCGGGAACGTGACCATGCCGAGGCGGGTCGGCAAGCTGCCCCGGATCGTGCTGGTCCTCGGTTTCCTTGCCTTGCTCGCGATGCCAACGACCGCGCCGGCCGCTGCCGGCGAGCCCGGGTCGACGCCCTTCCTGCAGGTGCGGGTGGACAGCGTCACCCCGGATCTCATCACCACCACCAGCGAGCCGACGGTCACCGTCACCGGAACCGTCACCAACGTCGGCGACCGTCCGGTGCGCGACGTCGTCGCCCGCCTCGAACACGCCGCCGCAGTGACCTCCTCGGCGGGGTTGCGCACCAATCTCGACGGCCCCAACGACCAGTTCCAGCCCGTCGGCGAATTCACCGCGATCGCGCCGGAGATGCAGCGCGGTCAGGCGGTCGGATTCACCTTCAGCTATCCGCTCCGCTCGCGCACCGCGCCCTCGCTGGGCGTCGAACAGCCCGGGGTGTACCCGCTGCTGGTCAACATCAACGGCACCCCGGACTACGGCGACGCCGCCCGCCTCGACGACGCCCGCTTCCTGCTGCCGGTCTTGGGTGTACCGCCCGACCCGGCCAGTACGTCGGCGGACGCCCTGACCGACGTCGTCCCACCCGACACCACCAAACCTGTTGCGGTGACCATGCTGTGGCCACTCGCCGACAAGCCGAGGCTGGCCCCGGGCGTGCCGGGCGGCAGCACACCGGTGCGGTTGATGAACGACGATCTGGCCGTATCGCTGGCCGCGGGTGGCCGGCTGGACTCGCTGCTGTCGGCGGTCGATTTCGCCACCAGCCCCCCGGTGGATCCCGGCGGCGACACCGCGCGGGCCCTGTGTCTGGCGGTCGACCCGGACCTACTGGTCACCGTCAACGCGATGACCACCGGTTACGTCGTGGCCGACTCCCCCGACGGGCTCGGCGCCGCCTCCCACCCCGGCACCGGACAGGCCGCCGCGGTGGCCTGGCTGGACAAATTGCGCGCCCTGGCCAAGCGGATGTGCGTCACATCAACGCCGTACGCGCAGGCCGATCTCGGCGCTCTGCAGCGGGTCGGGGACGCCGGGCTCAACACCGCGGCAACCGTCAGCGCGAGCGACATCATCGACCAGATCCTCGGCATCGCCTCGTTGCGCGGCGCGACGGTCCTGGGCGACGGACCGCTGACGCCCGGCGCCGTCGACCTGCTCGACAGCCAGGGGCCGACCGTCGCGATCGCGGCCGCCAACTGCTCCGCCCAGGACTCCGCGACCGGGGAGCCGATGACCGCCGACGTGACCGCGCGCCGGGTATCGCCGCAAGTGGTGATGGCACCGTTCGACCCGGCCGTCGGCGCCGCCCTGGCCGGGGTCGGTACCGACCCCGATCTGCCCACCTATCTTGATGCGTCGCTGGACGTTCCACTCGACCACGACTCCATGGTCGCGCGGCGTCAGGACGCCGTCGCATCGATGCTGTGGCGGGCGTTGCAGCCGAGCGCCGAGCCGCGCCAGCAGATCCTGCTGCCCCCGCTGAAGTGGAGCCCGCAAGCCGGTGACGCACAGGCGATGCTGACCGCGCTGGCCACCACGATCCGCTCGGGGCTGGCGTTCGCCCGGCCGCTGGGCGACGTGATCACGCAGGCGGCGCAGGCCGGCCCGGGGCCCGGCCCCGATCTGCCGCGGGACACCCGGGGCGGCTTCGACGACGACGTCATCTCCACGATCACCGGACAGAGTGGCCGGTTGTGGGGGTTGACCGCGGCGCTCACCACCGATCCGCGCACCGGGCTGACCGGCCCGCAGTACACCGCGCCGCTGCGCGAGGACATGCTGCGCGCCCTGAGCCAGACCGAGCCCCCGCAGGAGCGCAACGATCTGGCCCGGCGCCGGCTGGGAGCTGTCGGCACGACGATCAACGACCTGTTCGGCGCGGTCACGATCGTCAACCCCGGCGGTTCGTACACGCTGGCCACCGAGCACAGCCCGCTGCCGCTGGCGGTGCGCAACGACCTGGCCGTCCCGATCCGGGTCCGACTGCAGGTCGACGCCCCGCCCGGCATGACCGTCACCGACCTCGGCGAGCAGGAAGTCCCGCCGGGATACCTGCCGCTGCGGGTCCCCATCGAGGTGCACTTCACCCAACGAGTCGCCGTCGACGTCACCCTGCGCACCTCCGACGGGCTGCAGCTCGGTGAGCCGGTGCGACTGTCGGTGCACTCGAACGCCTACGGCAAGGTGCTCTTCGCGATCACCCTGATCGGCGGCACGGTGCTGGCGGCGCTCGTCGGACGCCGGCTCTACCACCGCTTCCGCGGCCAGCCCGACCCCGCCGACCTGGACCGCCCGCGCCGGGCCACCGCCGAAGGCCGCGAATGACACCGCCACCCCGCCGACCGGTCGCCTATGTCCGGCCCGGTCCCCGCACTCGCGCGGTGCGCGCCGAACTGTCCGACGCCGCGGTGGTGTCGCGGTCCTGGGGCATGGCGCTGGCCACCTTGGTCAGTCGCATCACCGGGTTCATCCGCATCGTGCTGCTGGCCGCGATCCTCGGCGCGGCTCTCTCGAGTGCCTTCACCGTCGCCAACCAGTTGCCGAACCTGATCGCGGCCCTGGTCTTGGAGGCCACCTTCACCGCGATCTTCGTCCCGGTGCTGGCCCGCGCCGAGCGCGACGACGCCGACGGCGGTGAGGCGTTCGTACGCCGGCTGGTCACGCTGGCCACCACCCTGCTGCTGGTTGCCACCATCCTGTCGGTGGCGGCCGGCCCACTGCTCGTGCGCCTCATGCTCGGCCAGGACCCGCAGGTCAACCAACCGCTGACCACCGCGTTCGCGTATCTGCTGCTGCCCCAGGTGATCTTCTACGGGCTGTCGTCGGTGTTCATGGCAATCCTGAACAACCGCAACGTGTTCGGGCCACCGGCCTGGGCCCCGGTGGTCAACAACGTCGTCGCGATCGCCACGTTGGGGCTGTACCTCATTGTCCCGGGCCAGCTCTCGGTCGACCCGGTGCAGATGGGCAACGCCAAGCTGCTGGTGCTCGGCATCGGAACAACGCTGGGCGTGGTGGCCCAAACCGTGGTGCTGCTGGTCGCGATCCGCGCCGAGCGGATCAGCCTGCGCCCGCTGTGGGGCGTCGACGATCGGCTCAAGCGGTTCGGCGCGATGGCCGGCGCCATGGTGCTCTACGTGCTGATCAGCCAGGTCGGTCTGGTGGTCGTCAACCAGATCGCCAGCACCGCGGCCGCCTCCGGCCCGGCGATCTACAACTACACCTGGCTGGTGCTGATGCTGCCGTTCGGCATCATCGGCGTCACCGTCCTGACGGTGGTGATGCCCCGGCTGAGCCGCAACGCCGCCGCCGACGACACCCCCGCCGTGCTGGCCGACCTGTCGCTGGCCACCCGGCTGACGATGGTGACGCTGATCCCGATCGTCGCGTTCATGACCGTCGGCGGCCCGGCGATGGGCAGCGCACTGTTCGCCTACGGCAAGTTCGGCGAGGTCGACGCCAATTACCTCGGTGTCGCCATCAGCCTGTCGGCATTCACCCTGATCCCCTACGCGCTGGTGCTGCTGCAGCTGCGGGTGTTCTACGCCCGCGAACAACCGTGGACACCGATCCTGATCATCGTCACGATCACGGTCGTCAAGATCGCGGCATCGGTGGTGGCTCCGCACCTGACCGACGACAAGGAACTCGTCGCCGGCTACCTGGGCCTGGCCAACGGGCTGGGCTTCCTGGCCGGCTCCGTCCTCGGTTACGTGCTGCTGCAGCGGGCGCTGAAACCGCCGCGCGGCGGCCTGCTCGACCTTGCAGTGGTCCGCACGATCCTGGTCACCACGGCCGCATCGTTGCTGGCCGGGCTGATCGCTTACGTCATCGACCGGCTGCTCGGGCTCAAGGTGCTGACCGAACACGGCGGCGGCGCGGGGTCGCTGCTGCGGCTGGTGGTGCTCGGCATGATCATGCTGCCGATCCTCGCGGCGGTGATGCTCGCCGCTCGGGTTCCCGACGCGGTGGCCGCCTGGGCCGCGGTCAAGCGCCGGATCACCCGCACCCCGCCGCAGACCGTCACTTCACTTGCTGCGCTCGACCGCCCGCAGGTCCCGGGGCAGTTCCCGTACCCTGAGCACAGCAATTCGTATGGAGCCGCGGGCTCGACGGGGAAAGGACCGGAGGTGAACGACCAACCCTCGGGCAATCCTCCCGTCGAGCCAATCGGAGACGCCACCACGAAGATCCCGCGCCAGGCCGCGGACGACTTCCAGCCCGATGTGGCGCCCGAGGTGCACGTGGGCACGGTCCCCTCAGCGGTGCCGCCCAAACAGCCCAACGCCGACTTCGCCGGAGATCCGACCCGGGAGCCCCTCGGTTTCGAGTCACCGCGGGAGCCGGCGATGGAATCGGGCGCCGCGGTCGACGAAGGCACTCACCTGATCCCGGGCGCGAGCATCG
This is a stretch of genomic DNA from Mycobacterium sp. ELW1. It encodes these proteins:
- a CDS encoding TIGR03084 family metal-binding protein, with translation MAAADPIIDDLRDESDALDALVAPLDPPGWAQPTPAPGWTIAHQIAHLLWTDRASLLSITDEPAFGDLLTAAQADPSGFVDKAAEELALTPPVQLLAQWRDTRIQLHAALRGVADGRKLVWFGPPMSAPSMATARLMETWAHGLDVADALGVVVAPTARLKSIAHLGVRTRDFAFTVHGLTPPAEPFRVELTAPDGSCWAWGPEDAAQRVTGSALDFCYLVTQRRPSRELDVVAEGADAAKWLGIAQAFAGPPGQGR
- a CDS encoding molybdopterin-dependent oxidoreductase; translated protein: MRNRLLAAIAAGTVGIAVGGCATSPAPAHPYSAAAESESDQGRNPYTAGTVDPPAPNAPVLTVTGGATPLSLTIDQLNAMGNATISIDEPFVNKRETYSGVPLAIVLAKAGIPDTATIDTDAIDHYHYVSVVKPMIDSQALIATQRDGGPIPYDQGGPIRIVFPDRTPLSSVLEAWNWSLTSITVKHPAGS
- a CDS encoding MFS transporter, giving the protein MADARAPGSLWRSVRSLPEFWRLLELRTASQFGDGLFQAGLAGGLLFNPERAADPWAVAGAFAVLFLPYSIVGPFAGALLDRWDRRAVLVAANLARLVLVVGVAVLLAVGASDLTVLCGALIVNGFSRFVTSGLSAALPHVVPRQSVVVMNSVATATGATATFLGANFMLLPRWLFGSGDAGAATIMSMVAVPIAVAFVLSLRFPRHVLGPDDTARAVHGSVFYAVTTGWIYGARTVLTTPTVAATLSGLASHRMVFGINTLLVLVIVRHSDTQAVGGLGTAVIFVAATGGGAFLANVLAPMSIERWGRYATANGALGCAAVIQLAGATLQLVVMIVCGFLLGLAGQIVKLCADTAMQIDVDDALRGHVFAVQDSLFWVSFIAAITFAAAVVPADGHSAVLALIGSAVYLVGLAVHSAVGRRT
- a CDS encoding YqgE/AlgH family protein is translated as MAQSEDPEDFIAPAANRVRPGTLLLANTDLMEPTFRRSVIYVVEHNDGGTLGVVLNRPSETAVYNVLPQWSKLAAKPKTMFIGGPVKRDAALCLGTLRVGTDPQGMPGLRHVAGRMVMIDLDADPDLIAPAVEGVRIFAGYSGWTIGQLEGEIERDDWIVLSALPSDVLVEQRVDLWSRVLRRQPLPLSLLATHPIDVSRN
- a CDS encoding CCA tRNA nucleotidyltransferase, yielding MSEATHDVELLARALVALNRQGALLREVGALFDAAGHELYLVGGSVRDAVLGRLNPDLDFTTDARPEVVQRIVRPWADAVWDTGIEFGTVGVGKYGERLEITTFRADSYDQVSRNPQVRYGDRLEDDLVRRDFTVNAMAVRITADGPGDFIDPLGGLTALRQRILDTPTAPEVSFGDDPLRMLRAARFVSQLRFGVSDRVRRAIVEMAPQLGRITVERVAVELDKMLLGDDPVAGIDLMVHTGMGEVVLPEIGGMQMAIDEHHQHKDVYQHSLTVLRQAMELEDDDERDLVLRWAALLHDIGKPATRRHESDGGVSFHHHEVVGAKMVRKRMRALKYSKQMVDDVSQLVYLHLRFHGYGDGKWTDSAVRRYVADAGPLLPRLHKLVRADCTTRNKRRAARLQASYDELEARIAELAAKEDLQRVRPDLDGNEIMRLLDIPPGPLVGQAWSFLKELRLDRGPLEHDEAVAALLAWWTERNAKDQPGV
- a CDS encoding EAL domain-containing protein; this encodes MITDRWLTPPGPRLTLNRGQQIVATVLVLLLIALVAIGFQSSADQNAYSRHSARSEAAATNTFFTVRDSLTYIDRAQQYLLGVVPRRDVQLARAMLAQRLRVIAANGVAAADSTGPDYRAALAALDAVVAKAPPGLLPVAQRDRWAGTILPRSEALSERAHELAADNQVEQHQMDRLAERNLLRGRVVQLAMLISALILAAILLWWVSANVVRQYRSARKAFDNEREVLRQTEFRLDRVSALERGQAQILERIATAGPVSSVLRQIVQLAADVSGAPAVRMSIGRRTVIYPPGADVSGTPAWTGVVTDNVDGSGTLQVFGDAEALDELAHTALVRCRDLAVLSLERDASARRLSYQASHDALTGLANRSLLLARLSKSLLLSRRRGTPLALLFCDLDRFKMVNDSIGHAGGDQLLIEAARRLSGTVRESDTVARLGGDEFVVLCPELPDRAQALALAERIRSALSVPYTIDGKEAFVDVSIGITFADESTVSGHELMREADVAMYRAKLTDGHHINVFDSTLEAEVAQRLDLDAALRHAVERGELRCSAQPIVVLDTGVITGFETLLQWHRPGLPVLYPGAFIPLAEDNGMIVEIGRWVLRETIQTLAQWRADGLALDLTMSVNVSPRQVREAGFAEEVLQMLAASGLPPEALMIELTEHALVDLRVAHPTLARLREAGVSVSLDDFGTGYSSLTQLRTLPVDQIKLDRSFAAALDEGDDKQRAVVQSVVALASALSLDLVVEGIETIAERDTLLDLGADTGQGFLYHHPVLWDAARALLESGGVCTVPSDGGYTGLASSESPSPSESTNVTSQRPSPSVST
- a CDS encoding NUDIX hydrolase, coding for MSDGEQAKPRRRRGRRRGRRAAGPANPTPADAGATEASDTTTGSPAVNGTNGQPRPGKPGRPRRAPARLRTVHETSAGGLVIDGIDGPPEAQVAALIGRIDRRGRMLWSLPKGHIEQGETAEETAIREVAEETGIRGQVLAALGSIDYWFVTEGRRVHKTVHHYLMQFSGGELCDEDVEVTEVAWVPVGELPKRLAYADERRLAEVAGELIQLLQSDGVAALPPLPRTTPRRRPQTHSHTRSRRSDDSGPRQSGPRTNGCGPGT
- a CDS encoding pullulanase encodes the protein MDYCLGHGDGTAAMFSGHPEVDIDGDGELDGVRLDLDGDGAFDDALADFDDDGLADHAAFDLDDGFAEHVFTDDGSGTWAMTPVGPAGPLRWFGLDGVEHTAEGPIDFDGDGRPDRVLDVDRDGLADRALRSGPDGGFDTGYVDTDGDGRWDVTLVDSDGDGLSDDASPV